A region of Larimichthys crocea isolate SSNF chromosome X, L_crocea_2.0, whole genome shotgun sequence DNA encodes the following proteins:
- the LOC104933560 gene encoding nucleosome-remodeling factor subunit BPTF isoform X1, translated as MRGRRGRPPKQAAVMREGSPGPVRGSRGGRSRGMRGRGRGRGRGRGRGGSGGLCGTGSAEVDTEISGRENFHSSRGRRKVGASTTATAAGSRGRGSRGRGRGSRGGRGSRGGVRRPQTKVVYDDNSDEEDDNFSYRSDDDELLNDNPSSDLEEEEALGNDSDYLEELPDDDDASYCTESSFRSHSTLGSTPGRRKSRALQPRSPILEANDIPPLELPKSSEDLLVSTSQLLNVSAVYEVLRNFGSVLRLSPFRFEDFCAALASQEQCTLLAETHISLLKAILREEDTSNTTFGPADVKDSVNSTLYFVDGMTWPEVVRAYCESDPEYRHILPFQEGEDYPYEPLESKVKVLQFLVDQFLATNIAREELMSEGVVAYDDHCRVCHRLGDLLCCETCSAVYHLECVKPPLQEVPEDEWQCEVCVAHKVPGVSDCIPEAQRSKPFIRQLPVGFDRQHRKYWFLNRRVVVEEDGEQEDKAIWYYSTKVQLAELIDCLDKEYWEADLYAALEEIRDEVHAHMDITEDLTNKARGSNKCFLAASNEEILERLRAKKEEELEEVKRRAAEEAQKARLEQEKKEVDVEKEDEDANLKDEGQQEGKVKALTKEEETKEEETEEIKDGVKTEVVESPPTGQAGCSGSSISDGPILLATSAPTQVIPTTASYSLASEAPKPPASAVEAVIEGCSHMEVSNNTKETPSSDSVPVSGEGVPSLSQPSQTSEENSNSSTGAGVPPRGPEPPDLADKSSQSSLASFDDTGDIRDSANGEGTGLSSKRSAATRMVTRLRNPESKLSQMKSQQVAAAVHEANKGFKEGKEVLVVNAQGDVTRVSTRNSKDVVMKGTICQYFKLGQEGKYRVYHNQYSSNAVALNKHQHREDHDKRRHLSHKFCMTPAGEFKWNGSIHGSKVLTISTLRLTIIQLENNVPAPFMHPNWASHRTNWIKAVQMCSKAREFALALAILECAIKPVAMLPVWKDSLGHTRLNRMTSIEREEKEKVKKREKKLEDEETMQQATWVKYTFPIKHQVWKQKGEEYRVTGYGGWSWISKTYVQRFLPRLPGNTNANYRKELEDAKLGKKCTLLDLSRRPSVAEPEAQGAAVLSSEAKDQDSSSLSKPATDHLMSAEDRESSERIEEETKAGEDEKEKSELSPDESPTKMEVDPADSRSDEEQRSSVQTSMKEEATECSTRPFNYDVVDVSKGFLTRIAYKKKVKASKLDSLLERRVKQHIIEERQRQQVSASKPQTPKPVLSTATPTLSTPIRPRSPLKPHTLIQKPLPLGEPVKVEEKSSTIQTPGSGEVGGREVEGESRAELSKTVDEIVTPLLPSPAPGSTPKDSCSAGTGDDSASPQNQITSMPQELEADLVGRTTGPKETNSDSSGQEGVKLPDVGETFGGIQSSLEQQTASVPSDVTKAARIENTGSEVPNLKTDSLRTSTSVLDQRSSQNTSPSKLIQQNPETLSSMHSSTGENGMGPLENQQSMQSIGQGRTTGDSTPEPVSPLPQVNGNDGSGSESMLSNSVMSSNNGVLTNSSLPRVNSIGKVEDQGLVVSLKDNTQQKPLINGDLPPGNNSTVVGSKVSSLDCEVESKTTISDQDYKPPLKITRLENNIDALGTNAQSTVQHNSTSPFQPAETNVVKIIRMAPSPIPSAEESSLSDDFAEDNSHSGTTEPLKTIITQVTTTSTTTTTVVSTEMKMAKAPLKMTAPVVSTTESSAVSTLTTMTKTTVTKICSSGLDSQSEDSQSEIVTQEHKTALSASISKSTTDTSGETTVSTVAVSQEDYSSTKGRVRLLKFSRTKKTRSDTALPSYRKFVTKSNRKSIFVLPHDDLKVLGRRGGFREVPIFSYNAKPASDIWPYPSPRPTFGITWRYRLQTVKSLAGVSLMLRLLWASLRWDDMAVKPSAAVGTTRTALSPLIATETSDTEITTTEIIKRRDVGPYGIRSEYCIRKIICPLGVPETPKETHTPQRKGLRSSALRPKKHEPAKQTGPVVIETWVAEEELDLWEIRAFSERVEKEKAQAAEQAKKRLEQKTSGVTATPTGTPATPASTPKVIVGSLSGPGTPTTKVVLSTKMGTPVTFQQNKNFQQSFATWVKQGQSTQGGGTETTVATSGGHTFQITGTSVGGKVVTTKLPLPANSKIVTVNVPTSQGGVVQQKVLGIIPSSTAGGAQTYTTFQPRTTTLNIRPNTPGSQQQVLAAGGQIRPGMTVIRTPIQQTGPMGKTILRTPLVVQQGQGGQQVVTQIIRGQAVSTPISGASPVATVTGQGAASPTAAGQAAGQTPPGTPRAQGQGQVKLTLAQLTQLTQKQQAGAGVDRQAGVSGTQQALTVMVQGQGQTTGQLQVIPQGVTVIPGPGQQLMQAALPNGQVQRFLFTPLASAATPTSSTATTVPGQPNSISAKTPAQQAAAPIQAGATPLATTSTPSSATPQGQLPPQTQAHMPIQSPTSLQVKTQGGTAQLQLQQTPQLISMSGLQQQVQVLAQLQAQQGGGSLPQHIKLQLPIQIQQTGTTSAQGGQIGNVVTIQAASVQEQLQRIQQLREQQQQKKRQAAEAKREQALNAASQSDIIQKQVVMKQNAVIEHLKQKKTMTPAEREENQRMIVCNQVMKYILDRIDKDERQAAKRRKKEEVVEAKRRLANASKLSSLLYRHKESLKMEILKKRALLDKELQLEAQEELKRDLLRMRREKERAQAAAHQAAQAAAAQAAHNQQQHTLPHTHGITSQHHLATTVTSTHKRKREEERETVTSAKSKKKKMILTTSTKETKKDTKLYCICKTPYDETKFYIGCDLCTNWYHGECVGITEKEAKKMDDYICVECKRGQEGSTEELYCICQTPYDESQFYIGCDRCQNWYHGRCVGILQSEANHIDEYVCPQCQSTEDAMTVFTPLTDKDYEGLRRTLRSLQAHKMAWPFLEPVDTNDAPDYYRVIKEPMDLSTMEERLQKREYVKLTEFVADMTKIFDNCRYYNPSDSPFYQCAEVLETFFVQKLKGFKASRSHNNKLQSAAS; from the exons ATGagggggagaagaggaaggcCGCCCAAACAAGCAGCCGTGATGCGGGAAGGTTCACCCGGGCCAGTCCGCGGCTCTCGGGGAGGCAGGAGCAGAGGGATGCGTGGACGGGGAAGAGGCAGAGGACGGGGTCGGGGACGAGGGGGGAGTGGCGGGCTTTGCGGCACTGGCTCTGCGGAGGTGGATACAGAAATCTCCGGGCGAGAGAACTTTCATTCGTCCCGGGGCCGCAGGAAAGTTGGAGCCTCCACCACGGCGACGGCCGCGGGATCGCGGggcagaggaagcagagggagaggcagagggtCGAGAGGCGGCCGCGGCAGCAGAGGCGGAGTGAGGCGGCCTCAAACCAAGGTGGTCTACGACGACAACAGCGACGAGGAGGATGATAATTTCAGCTACAGGTCAGACGATGATGAACTCCTGAACGACAACCCTTCGTCGGATCTTGAAGAAGAGGAGGCCTTGGGAAACGACTCTGACTATCTGGAGGAACTaccagatgatgatgatgccagCTACTGTACCGAGAGTAGTTTTCGGAGCCACAGCACGCTCGGTAGCACCCCAG GCCGGAGAAAGAGTCGGGCGTTGCAACCACGGTCTCCGATCCTCGAAGCAAATGACATTCCTCCGCTTGAGCTTCCCAAGTCTTCTGAGGACCTCCTGGTTTCTACCTCACAGCTCCTCAATGTGTCTGCCGTCTACGAAGTCCTCCGTAACTTTGGCTCAGTTCTGCGGCTCTCACCGTTCCGCTTTGAGGATTTCTGTGCAGCGTTGGCCAGCCAGGAGCAATGCACACTGCTGGCAGAGACCCACATCTCCCTGCTTAAAGCTATtctcagagaggaggacacTTCCAACACCACATTTGGTCCCGCTGACGTGAAGGACTCTGTCAACTCCACTCTGTATTTTGTGGATGGTATGACCTGGCCAGAGGTGGTACGGGCATACTGTGAGAGTGACCCGGAGTACCGACACATTCTTCCTTTCCAGGAGGGTGAGGATTATCCCTATGAACCGTTGGAGAGCAAAGTCAAAGTTCTCCAGTTTTTGGTGGACCAGTTTCTGGCGACCAACATCGCCCGGGAGGAGCTAATGTCAGAAGGGGTGGTTGCCTACGACGACCATTGCAGGGTATGCCATCGCCTTGGTGACCTGCTGTGCTGTGAGACATGTTCGGCCGTTTACCATCTGGAGTGTGTGAAGCCGCCATTGCAGGAAGTGCCGGAGGACGAGTGGCAGTGTGAGGTGTGTGTAGCACACAAGGTACCCGGTGTGTCGGACTGCATCCCCGAAGCACAGAGGAGCAAACCATTTATTCGACAACTGCCAGTCGGCTTTGACCGACAACATCGGAAATACTGGTTCCTTAATCGCCGCGTTGTCGT TGAGGAGGACGGTGAGCAGGAGGACAAAGCCATCTGGTACTACAGCACCAAG GTCCAGCTAGCTGAGCTCATAGACTGTTTGGATAAGGAGTACTGGGAGGCCGACCTGTATGCAGCGCTTGAGGAGATACGGGATGAGGTGCATGCGCATATGGATATCACTGAGGACTTAACCAACAAGGCCCGTGGCAGCAACAAGTGTTTCCTTGCTGCCTCGAATG AGGAGATACTGGAGCGGTTGCGAGCTaagaaggaagaggagctggaggaggtgaagagacgGGCTGCTGAGGAGGCCCAGAAAGCACGGCTGGaacaggagaagaaggaggtggaTGTGGAGAAGGAAGACGAGGATGCCAATTTGAAGGACGAGGGGCAGCAGGAGGGCAAAGTCAAAGCTTtgacaaaggaggaggagacaaaggaagaggagacagaagagataAAGGATGGCGTCAAAACAGAAG TTGTTGAATCTCCACCCACTGGCCAAGCAGGCTGTAGTGGCAGTAGCATCTCAGACGGACCTATACTTCTGGCGACGTCTGCTCCAACACAAGTCATCCCCACCACCGCAAGTTATAGCCTGGCCAGTGAGGCTCCAAAGCCCCCGGCCTCTGCCGTGGAGGCTGTGATAGAGGGATGTTCCCATATGGAGGTCTCTAACAACACCAAAG AAACCCCATCATCAGATTCTGTCCCTGTCAGTGGAGAAGGCGTCCCCAGTCTGAGCCAGCCCTCCCAGACCAGTGAAGAGAACAGTAACAGCAGCACAGGAGCTGGGGTCCCTCCCAGAGGTCCTGAACCTCCGGACCTGGCTGACAAGTCCTCCCAGTCATCCCTGGCCAGCTTTGATGACACAG GGGACATTAGGGACTCGGCCAATGGTGAGGGGACAGGTCTCAGCAGTAAGAGGTCTGCAGCTACTCGCATGGTTACCCGGCTGAGGAACCCAGAAAGCAAGCTTAGCCAGATGAAGAGCCAGCaggtggctgctgctgttcacgAAGCCAACAAGGGCTTCAAAGAGGGCAAAGAG GTACTAGTAGTAAATGCACAGGGTGATGTCACCCGTGTCAGCACACGTAACAGCAAGGACGTGGTGATGAAGGGAACTATCTGCCAATACTTCAAACTTGGCCAGGAGGGGAAATACCGTGTCTATCATAACCAGTACAGCTCCAATGCTGTGGCCCTCAACAAGCACCAGCACAGAGAG gaCCATGACAAGAGGCGGCATCTCTCCCACAAGTTCTGCATGACACCAGCAGGAGAATTTAAGTGGAACGGCTCCATTCATGGCTCTAAGGTTCTGACTATCTCTACACTGAGACTCACCATCATCCAGCTGGAGAACAACGTTCCAGCACCGTTCATGCACCCCAACTGGGCTTCGCACAG gacCAATTGGATCAAAGCAGTTCAGATGTGCAGTAAGGCCAGAGAGTTTGCACTGGCTCTGGCCATCCTGGAGTGTGCCATCAAACCTGTGGCTATGCTGCCTGTCTGGAAGGACTCGCTGGGCCATACCAG GTTAAACCGCATGACTTCGATTGAGcgtgaggagaaagagaaagtgaagaagagggaaaagaagCTCGAGGATGAGGAGACCATGCAACAGGCTACTTGGGTCAAGTACACCTTTCCAATCAAACACCAG GTGTGGAAGCAGAAAGGAGAGGAGTATCGTGTTACGGGCTATGGGGGCTGGAGTTGGATCAGTAAGACTTATGTGCAGCGGTTTCTCCCCAGGCTTCCCGGCAACACCAACGCCAACTACCGCAAAGAACTGGAAG ATGCCAAACTTGGCAAAAAATGTACCCTGCTGGACTTGAGTCGACGACCCAGTGTAGCTGAACCAGAAGCTCAGGGAGCTGCTGTCTTAAGCAGTGAGGCAAAAGATCAAGACTCCTCTAGCCTCTCCAAACCTGCAACCGATCATCTGATGTCTGCTGAAGATCGGGAGTCCAGTGAGAGGAtagaagaggaaacaaaagcaggggaggatgaaaaagaaaagtctgaattGTCACCTGATGAATCACCTACAAAGATGGAGGTGGACCCTGCAGACTCAAGATCAGATGAAGAGCAAA gGTCCAGTGTTCAGACTTCCATGAAGGAAGAGGCTACAGAGTGCTCTACACGACCCTTTAACTACGATGTAGTGGACGTCAGTAAGGGCTTCCTTACCCGCATCGCCTACAAGAAGAAGGTCAAAGCCTCCAAGCTGGACAGCCTCCTAGAGCGACGAGTGAAGCAGCACATTATCGAAGAGAGGCAGAGGCAACAGGTGTCTGCCTCCAAACCTCAGACTCCTAAACCAGTTTTATCCACTGCAACCCCGACTCTGAGCACTCCAATCCGGCCACGATCACCACTTAAGCCCCATACTCTCATTCAGAAACCGCTCCCCCTGGGCGAACCTGTGAAAGTGGAGGAGAAATCTTCCACAATACAGACTCCAGGGTCAGGAGAAGTTGGAGGACGAGAAGTTGAAGGGGAGAGTCGGGCTGAACTCTCTAAAACTGTAGATGAGATTGtcactcctcttcttccttctcctgctccGGGCTCCACACCCAAAGACAGTTGCAGTGCAGGTACAGGTGATGATTCAGCATCACCACAAAACCAAATCACCTCCATGCCTCAGGAATTGGAGGCAGACTTAGTAGGAAGGACTACGGGGCCAAAAGAAACTAATTCAGATAGTTCAGGACAAGAGGGTGTCAAACTGCCTGATGTTGGAGAAACATTTGGGGGAATTCAGAGCTCTTTAGAGCAACAAACAGCCAGTGTACCATCAGATGTTACCAAGGCTGCACGTATTGAAAATACAGGGTCAGAGGTACCCAACTTGAAAACGGACTCTTTAAGGACATCTACAAGTGTTCTTGACCAGAGAAGCAGTCAGAACACATCTCCTTCTAAACTTATTCAGCAAAACCCAGAAACTTTAAGCTCAATGCATTCGTCCACAGGGGAAAATGGCATGGGGCCATTGGAGAACCAACAAAGTATGCAAAGCATCGGACAAGGTAGAACTACAGGTGATAGCACTCCCGAGCCagtttctcctctccctcaggTAAATGGTAATGATGGCTCAGGCAGTGAAAGCATGTTGAGTAACTCTGTAATGAGCTCAAATAATGGTGTGCTTACCAACAGTTCACTGCCCAGAGTGAACAGCATTGGTAAAGTTGAAGATCAAGGGCTGGTTGTCTCGTTGAAggacaacacacagcagaagcCTTTAATTAACGGAGATTTGCCTCCTGGAAATAATAGTACAGTGGTTGGATCTAAAGTATCAAGCTTAGATTGTGAGGTAGAGAGCAAGACGACTATATCGGACCAGGACTACAAACCTCCACTTAAGATCACGAGGCTGGAGAACAATATAGATGCACTTGGAACTAATGCTCAGAGCACTGTACAGCACAACAGCACATCACCATTTCAGCCTGCGGAGACCAATGTGGTCAAGATCATCCGAATGGCACCATCTCCTATACCTTCAGCAGAGGAGTCCAGTCTGAGCGACGACTTTGCAGAGGACAATAGTCACAGTGGGACGACAGAGCCACTCAAGACCATTATCACCCAGGTAACCACAACCTCCACAACCACCACGACCGTAGTTTCCACAGAGATGAAGATGGCCAAAGCGCCATTAAAGATGACAGCACCTGTAGTATCAACAACAGAAAGCAGTGCGGTGTCCACCCTTACTACCATGACCAAAACAACTGTGACCAAAATCTGTTCCTCAGGGCTTGACAGCCAGTCAGAGGACAGCCAGAGTGAAATAGTGACACAAGAACATAAGACGGCACTCTCAGCCTCTATCAGTAAGTCTACAACTGACACCAGTGGTGAAACCACAGTGTCGACTGTTGCTGTGAGCCAGGAGGACTATTCTTCAACAAAGGGTCGAGTCCGCCTTCTCAAGTTCTCCCGAACCAAGAAGACTCGCTCGGACACCGCCCTCCCTTCTTATCGCAAGTTTGTCACCAAGAGCAACCGCAAAAGTATTTTCGTACTGCCCCATGACGACCTGAAGGTGTTGGGGAGGCGCGGTGGGTTCCGTGAGGTGCCCATATTTAGCTACAATGCCAAGCCAGCATCGGATATCTGGCCATATCCGTCACCTAGGCCCACGTTTGGCATCACCTGGAG GTATCGCCTGCAGACAGTGAAGTCTCTGGCTGGTGTGAGCCTGATGCTGAGACTGCTGTGGGCCTCTCTGAGATGGGACGATATGGCCGTCAAACCATCCGCTGCTGTCGGCACCACACGTACAG CCCTATCCCCACTCATTGCTACAGAGACGTCAGATACTGAAATCACCACCACCGAGATCATCAAGCGCCGTGACGTGGGACCCTACGGCATTCGCTCAGAGTACTGCATTCGCAAAATCATCTGCCCCCTCGGGGTACCTGAGACTCCGAAAG AAACCCACACCCCTCAGAGGAAGGGGCTACGTTCCAGTGCCTTGCGCCCCAAAAAGCATGAGCCTGCCAAGCAGACGGGCCCAGTGGTGATCGAGACCTGGGTGGCTGAGGAAGAGCTTGACCTTTGGGAGATCAGAGCCTTCTCAGAAAG agtggagaaagagaaagctcaGGCAGCAGAGCAGGCCAAG AAACGTCTGGAGCAGAAAACAAGTGGAGTCACAGCCACCCCAACAGGGACTCCTGCAACACCTGCCTCCACGCCCAAAGTCATTGTCGGTTCACTGTCAGGCCCGGGCACCCCCACCACCAAGGTGGTACTGTCGACCAAGATGGGCACCCCCGTCACATTCCAGCAGAACAAGAACTTCCAGCAGTCGTTTGCCACCTGGGTCAAGCAGGGTCAAAGCACACAAG GAGGGGGCACAGAGACCACTGTGGCCACATCTGGTGGGCACACTTTCCAGATTACGGGAACTTCAGTGGGTGGAAAGGTAGTGACCACCAAGCTGCCGCTGCCCGCCAACAGCAAGATCGTCACAGTCAACGTGCCAACTTCACAAGGAG GTGTGGTCCAGCAGAAAGTGTTGGGTATCATCCCGTCCAGTACAGCAGGCGGTGCCCAGACCTACACCACATTCCAGCCCCGCACTACCACGCTCAACATCAGGCCCAACACCCCAGGCTCCCAGCAACAG GTTCTGGCAGCTGGTGGTCAGATCCGTCCAGGAATGACAGTGATCCGAACACCGATCCAGCAGACGGGACCAATGGGAAAGACAATACTCAGAACTCCACTCGTGGTCCAGCAAG GTCAGGGTGGACAGCAAGTAGTCACACAGATAATTCGTGGCCAGGCAGTTTCCACACCAATATCAGGTGCCAGCCCTGTCGCCACGGTTACTGGACAGGGGGCAGCCAGCcccacagcagcaggacaggcAGCAGGCCAAACACCACCAGGCACCCCACGGGCGCAGGGGCAAGGCCAGGTTAAACTTACACTGGCACAGCTCACCCAGCTCACACAG AAGCAGCAGGCCGGGGCAGGTGTTGATAGGCAGGCTGGTGTCAGTGGTACACAACAGGCTCTGACAGTGATGGTTCAAGGCCAGGGCCAGACTActggtcagctgcaggtcataCCTCAAGGGGTCACCGTCATCCCAGGACCTGGCCAGCAGCTCATGCAGGCAGCACTGCCCAACGGCCAAGTGCAGCGCTTCCTCTTCACCCCTCTGGCCTCTGCTGCCACTCCCACATCAAGCACAG CCACCACAGTTCCCGGCCAACCCAACTCCATCTCTGCCAAAACACCCGCCCAGCAGGCTGCCGCCCCCATCCAGGCAGGGGCGACCCCCTTGGCCACCACCAGCACCCCTTCGTCGGCCACCCCGCAAGGCCAGTTACCCCCTCAGACGCAGGCGCACATGCCCATCCAGTCTCCCACTTCACTGCAGGTGAAAACGCAGGGAGGAACGgcccagctgcagctgcagcagacaccGCAGCTCATAAGCATGTCGGGACTGCAGCAGCAGGTACAG GTGTTGGCCCAGCTGCAGGCCCAGCAGGGTGGAGGCTCTCTGCCACAGCACATCAAACTGCAGCTTCCTATCCAGATACAACAGACCGGGACCACCTCAGCTCAGGGAGGACAG ATCGGGAACGTAGTGACCATCCAGGCAGCTTCTGTCCAGGAGCAACTGCAGAGAATCCAGCAGCTCAGAgaacagcaacagcagaaaaagagacaagCCGCAGAGGCTAAGAGAGAGCAAGCGCTCAACGCAGCCAGCCAGAGCGACATCATTcaaaaacag GTGGTGATGAAACAAAATGCTGTGATTGAGCACCTGAAGCAGAAGAAGACCATGAcgcctgcagagagagaagagaatcAGAG GATGATCGTATGCAACCAGGTGATGAAATACATCTTAGACAGGATAGACAAGGATGAGAGGCAGGCGGccaagaggaggaaaaaggaggaggtggtggaggctAAGAGGAGGTTGGCTAATGCTAGCAAGCTCTCCTCACTCCTGTACCGGCACAAAGAGAGCCTAAAGATGGAGATCCTGAAGAAACGGGCGCTTCTTGACAAGGAGCTGCAACTAGAGGCCCAG GAGGAGCTAAAGAGGGACCTGTTGCGAATGcggagggagaaggagagggctCAGGCTGCAGCCCACCAAGCCGCCCAGGCCGCCGCCGCCCAGGCCGCCCACAACCAGCAGCAACATACTCTACCACACACGCACGGCATCACCTCTCAACACCACCTCGCCACGACCGTCACCTCCACACACAAGAGGAAacgggaggaggagagggagactgTGACGTCAGCCaagtccaagaagaagaagatgatctTGACGACGAGCACCAAGGAGACTAAGAAGGACACCAAGCTCTACTGCATCTGCAAGACGCCGTACGACGAGACCAA GTTCTACATTGGCTGCGACCTGTGTACTAACTGGTATCACGGAGAATGCGTGGGTATCACAGAGAAGGAGGCCAAGAAGATGGACGACTACATCTGTGTGGAGTGTAAACGGGGCCAGGAGGGCAGCACAGAAGAGCTGTACTGCATCTGTCAGACGCCATACGATGAGTCCCA GTTCTACATTGGCTGTGACCGATGCCAGAACTGGTACCATGGTCGCTGTGTGGGAATCTTGCAGAGCGAGGCCAACCACATCGATGAATACGTGTGCCCACAGTGCCAGTCGACGGAGGACGCCATGACGGTCTTCACGCCGCTCACTGACAAGGACTATGAAGGCTTGCGGAGAACTCTGCGTTCCTTACAA GCACATAAAATGGCATGGCCGTTCCTGGAGCCAGTGGACACAAATGATGCCCCAGACTACTACAGGGTTATCAAGGAACCAATGG